The region ACTCAAGCGAGGATTTACCTGATTTTTCACGACGATAGCCAATAGCCACCCCGATAGTTTTTAGGCCTTTCCAGTCAGGAAACTGGTGCGCTAAATCGCCTGCTGGCAATACATGATATTCTCGGATCTCAGTACGACCGTGCCCCTGCTCAATGTTGATCTTATCGGGGTTTGTGGAGACAGCTATGCTCGCTGATAGGGTTGTTCGCACCGCTTTAAACAACAACTCTTGATTACCTTTTACTGCCAGTAAATAGTCGCCACCTTGGTTGATAATAGTCTTGGCAATGTTGGTCTGACAGCCCATGGCATCAATAGAAATCAAGCATCCCTTGATATCCAACAACTTGAGCAGCGCTGGAATAGCGGTAATTTCGTTCGACTTGGCATTGGTTTTTAATTGGCCCATGACCACGCCATTAGCGGAGGAAAAAGCGCTGACCATATGGATGGTCGATTGTCTATTCTCTCTATCGTAAGAGCCGCGTAGTACCTTGCCATCAATGGCGATAAGCTCACCATCAGTACGGTGTGTTATCGACTGAACCCAGCGAATAAAGCATTGCTGAAACTGAACGGGATCGAGGCGGGAAATCACCCTAGCGATAGTATCGTGAACTGGCACTCCCTCTGGAAATAAGCCCTTTTTTTGAAACCAATTCAGGTGAGCACTCCCAAAGTCTTCGATGTCTTCCCAACCCTCAGCACCAGCGATGACAGCACAAATGGTGAGGAACAATACATCGAATAGCGGATAGATAATTTTGGCTGGTTGGCGAGGGTCGTCTATCTCACCAAAATACTGTGTAAAAGCATCCGTGTTCATCTAGGCTCTCCCAAAAGAGAGTATAAGATCACACTGAGGCGAGCAGGTCAAATATAGCTGAGTTGGCTAAAAAACGTTCGAGATCTTGCCCTGATGCATTACTAGATTCATGGCGGCGATACGCAGCATAGTCGTATCAAAGTCAAAACCGTGAAACATATCAGTGTCTACATGCTTACGGTGATCATAGAGCAAATCACCCGAATACAGTTTCTGCTCAACTAGCTCGCCCTTTTCATTGATTACTTGCTCGGTGTAAGTACCTTCAGGCGAGCTGTACTTCTCTAATAAATATTCGTAAGCGATCGCGAGAAAACCTGCGGTGCCACAGGCAGGATCGGCGATACGATCAGTCGCTTGCGGATCCAGCATTTCCACCATGGCACGTATGATATGGCGTGGAGTACGAAACTGACCATTAATACCGGCAGTAGTGAGCTTAGAGAGTAAATATTCGTATAGATCACCCTTAATATCTGCACTATCTAGCGGCAGCTCGCTGATCATGTTTACCGCTTTAACTAATAGACTCGGCTTTTGGATCATCAGTTGTGCGTCTTTCATAAACTCAGCAAACAGCGTGCCCTCGCCTGCCAAGTCTTTAAAATGCGGAAAAACATCATCTTTCACCAGCTTATACATTTGCTCTGCGGGCAGATGGCGAAAGTTCTCCCAACGTACGTCTTGGTCAAACTCAGAGAAGCGACGCTTAAAAGGTTGGCCACTACGCTCAGCACGTTTCTCATCGCGGCGCTCGTTCATGTCTAGCAGCCGGGC is a window of Oceanisphaera sp. IT1-181 DNA encoding:
- a CDS encoding type I restriction-modification system subunit M; the encoded protein is MITGELKSKIDKLWEEFWTGGIANPLTVIEQVTFLMYARLLDMNERRDEKRAERSGQPFKRRFSEFDQDVRWENFRHLPAEQMYKLVKDDVFPHFKDLAGEGTLFAEFMKDAQLMIQKPSLLVKAVNMISELPLDSADIKGDLYEYLLSKLTTAGINGQFRTPRHIIRAMVEMLDPQATDRIADPACGTAGFLAIAYEYLLEKYSSPEGTYTEQVINEKGELVEQKLYSGDLLYDHRKHVDTDMFHGFDFDTTMLRIAAMNLVMHQGKISNVF
- a CDS encoding ISAs1 family transposase gives rise to the protein MNTDAFTQYFGEIDDPRQPAKIIYPLFDVLFLTICAVIAGAEGWEDIEDFGSAHLNWFQKKGLFPEGVPVHDTIARVISRLDPVQFQQCFIRWVQSITHRTDGELIAIDGKVLRGSYDRENRQSTIHMVSAFSSANGVVMGQLKTNAKSNEITAIPALLKLLDIKGCLISIDAMGCQTNIAKTIINQGGDYLLAVKGNQELLFKAVRTTLSASIAVSTNPDKINIEQGHGRTEIREYHVLPAGDLAHQFPDWKGLKTIGVAIGYRREKSGKSSLEYRYYISSAELDSIRFGKAVRGHWGIENSLHWVLDVSMKEDACPIYRENGAEVLASIRHLALNMIRSETSRKASVRRKQKMASMSCAYLDKILVAGFTVLGKK